One genomic window of Streptomonospora nanhaiensis includes the following:
- a CDS encoding methylmalonyl-CoA mutase subunit beta, with protein sequence MDMPDSGPRNAPGQGTAFATGFPEATRERWRELVAGVLRKSGAEVAPDTAAPEDALATRTYDGIVLRPLYTEEDGADSGYPGLAPFTRGGRPQGAVGEGWEVRQQHRDPDPARARRAVLADLENGVGAIWLVTGPGGVPVEGIGEVLADVYLDLAPVVLDSGPHHEAAAEELLRAWRDRGLPDTAVTGGLGIDPLSTAARTGEPADLDTAARAAARRAARHPRLRLVTADATPYHDAGGSEAQELGAAVAAGTAYLRALTAAGLDLADAARRLEFRFAASADQFLTIAKLRAARAMWDRVLQVCGLGPDRPAMYQHAATSAAMATRRDPYVNMLRGTLACFGAGVGGADAVTVRPFDSALGLPDDFARRIARNTQALLIEEAHLARVVDPAGGSFYVERLTADLYHAGWAFFQEVEAAGGMAEALASGLVADRVDEVWRRRRDALAHRRDPITGVSEFPHLDEPRIERPADPAAAPAGPAAPPASRAALRPHRYAEDFEELRDRSDAHLAATGARPRVFLATLGPVAAHTARAAFAGNLLRAGGVEPVGGDTAGGPAEAAAAFAASGARIACLCSSDKVYADQAADAAAALKRAGAELVLLAGRPSAVPEGAPVDGFCFAGGDALSLLVKLHNALGVAS encoded by the coding sequence ATGGATATGCCGGACAGCGGCCCGCGAAACGCCCCGGGTCAGGGCACCGCCTTCGCGACCGGGTTCCCCGAGGCCACGCGCGAGCGGTGGCGCGAGCTCGTCGCCGGAGTGCTGCGCAAGAGCGGTGCCGAGGTCGCCCCCGACACCGCCGCGCCCGAGGACGCCCTGGCCACCCGCACCTACGACGGGATCGTGCTGCGCCCCCTCTACACCGAGGAGGACGGCGCCGACTCCGGCTACCCGGGGCTCGCGCCGTTCACCCGCGGCGGCCGGCCCCAGGGCGCGGTCGGCGAGGGCTGGGAGGTCCGCCAGCAGCACCGCGACCCCGACCCCGCCCGCGCGCGCCGCGCCGTCCTGGCCGACCTGGAGAACGGGGTGGGCGCGATCTGGCTGGTGACCGGACCCGGCGGCGTCCCCGTGGAGGGCATCGGCGAGGTGCTCGCCGACGTCTACCTCGACCTCGCGCCGGTCGTCCTGGACTCCGGCCCCCACCACGAGGCCGCCGCCGAGGAACTGCTGCGCGCCTGGCGCGACCGCGGCCTGCCCGACACCGCCGTCACCGGCGGCCTGGGCATCGACCCGCTGAGCACCGCCGCCCGCACCGGTGAGCCCGCCGACCTCGACACCGCCGCCCGCGCCGCCGCCCGCCGCGCCGCCCGCCACCCGCGGCTGCGGCTCGTCACCGCCGACGCCACCCCCTACCACGACGCCGGCGGGTCGGAGGCCCAGGAACTGGGCGCGGCCGTCGCGGCGGGCACGGCCTACCTGCGCGCGCTCACCGCCGCCGGCCTCGACCTCGCCGACGCCGCGCGGCGCCTGGAGTTCCGCTTCGCCGCGAGCGCCGACCAGTTCCTCACCATCGCCAAGCTGCGGGCCGCGCGCGCCATGTGGGACCGGGTCCTCCAGGTGTGCGGGCTGGGGCCCGACCGCCCCGCCATGTACCAGCACGCCGCCACCTCGGCGGCCATGGCCACCCGCCGGGACCCCTACGTCAACATGCTGCGCGGCACCCTCGCCTGCTTCGGCGCGGGCGTGGGCGGCGCCGACGCCGTGACCGTGCGCCCGTTCGACTCCGCGCTGGGCCTGCCCGACGACTTCGCGCGCCGCATCGCCCGCAACACCCAGGCGCTGCTGATCGAGGAGGCGCACCTGGCGCGGGTCGTCGACCCCGCGGGCGGCTCCTTCTACGTCGAGCGGCTCACCGCCGACCTCTACCACGCGGGCTGGGCGTTCTTCCAGGAGGTGGAGGCGGCCGGGGGCATGGCCGAGGCACTGGCGTCGGGACTGGTCGCCGACCGCGTCGATGAGGTCTGGCGGCGGCGCCGCGACGCCCTCGCGCACCGGCGCGACCCCATCACCGGGGTCAGCGAGTTCCCCCACCTGGACGAGCCGCGCATCGAGCGCCCGGCCGACCCCGCCGCCGCACCCGCCGGGCCCGCGGCGCCGCCCGCCTCCCGCGCCGCGCTGCGCCCGCACCGCTACGCCGAGGACTTCGAGGAGCTGCGCGACCGCTCCGACGCCCACCTGGCCGCCACCGGCGCGCGGCCCCGGGTCTTCCTGGCCACGCTGGGCCCCGTGGCCGCGCACACCGCCCGCGCCGCGTTCGCCGGGAACCTGCTGCGCGCCGGGGGGGTCGAGCCGGTCGGCGGCGACACCGCCGGCGGCCCCGCCGAGGCCGCCGCCGCGTTCGCCGCCTCCGGCGCGCGGATCGCCTGCCTGTGCTCCAGCGACAAGGTCTACGCCGACCAGGCCGCCGATGCGGCCGCCGCCCTCAAGCGGGCCGGCGCCGAACTGGTGCTGCTGGCGGGCCGGCCCTCGGCGGTGCCCGAGGGCGCGCCTGTGGACGGGTTCTGCTTCGCCGGCGGCGACGCGCTTAGCCTGTTGGTCAAGCTCCACAACGCGCTGGGAGTGGCGTCATGA
- a CDS encoding YigZ family protein, with protein sequence MRTIRRGGEHELHIKRSRFLCALARVGSEDEARAFIAERRRLHWGANHNCSAYVLGPGGQVQRSSDDGEPSGTAGVPMLEVLRQRGVTDTAAVVTRYFGGVKLGAGGLVRAYGAAVAAALDEVGVLERRTLLVVEVSADYRRAGRLESDLRDSRYPVRGVHYGDGVRIDVAVPEPGLAGFRAWLAEATGGHASCEVTGSAVVEVEPGGAAGGGGEF encoded by the coding sequence ATGCGAACGATCAGGCGCGGCGGCGAGCACGAGCTGCACATCAAGAGGTCCCGGTTCCTGTGCGCCCTCGCGCGCGTGGGCTCCGAGGACGAGGCCCGGGCCTTCATCGCCGAGCGGCGGCGGCTGCACTGGGGCGCCAACCACAACTGCTCGGCCTACGTGCTGGGGCCCGGCGGCCAGGTGCAGCGCTCCAGCGACGACGGCGAGCCCTCGGGGACGGCCGGGGTGCCGATGCTGGAGGTGCTGCGGCAGCGCGGCGTCACCGACACCGCCGCCGTGGTCACCCGCTACTTCGGCGGCGTCAAGCTCGGGGCGGGCGGCCTCGTCCGCGCCTACGGCGCGGCCGTGGCGGCGGCCCTGGACGAGGTCGGGGTGCTGGAGCGGCGCACCCTGCTGGTCGTGGAAGTCAGCGCCGACTACCGGCGCGCGGGCCGGCTGGAGAGCGACCTGCGCGACTCCCGCTACCCGGTGCGCGGCGTGCACTACGGCGACGGCGTGCGGATCGACGTGGCGGTGCCCGAGCCCGGACTGGCGGGGTTTCGCGCCTGGCTGGCCGAGGCGACCGGCGGGCACGCGTCCTGCGAGGTCACCGGCAGCGCGGTGGTCGAGGTCGAACCCGGCGGCGCGGCCGGCGGCGGCGGCGAGTTCTAG